A stretch of the Erpetoichthys calabaricus chromosome 3, fErpCal1.3, whole genome shotgun sequence genome encodes the following:
- the arv1 gene encoding protein ARV1 — MAIAIASAPYRCIECCEEAIELYKDYTNGVLKISRCSSCQKPVDKYIEYDPVIILIDAILCKAQAFRHIIFNTEVNIHGKLGVFCLLCEAYLRWSQRQGSQRSSDPADFIRYTKEWDFYRMFGLALFELVMFLMGVFAFLWPIKWYDKKDLDSAKLLKALLLSSYGKLLLIPAVIWEHDYSNLCFSLIKLFVITSNSQAIRVILNSSRWLSLLAVLSGLLMETCMAYIFQKVEWSL; from the exons ATGGCGATCGCTATTGCGAGTGCACCTTACAGGTGTATTGAGTGTTGTGAAGAAGCGATCGAACTGTACAAGGATTATACCAACGGGGTCCTGAAAATTAGTAGATGt tcATCTTGCCAAAAGCCTGTGGACAAGTATATTGAATATGACCCTGTTATCATTTTGATTGACGCCATATTATGCAAAGCACAAGCTTTCAGACACATTATCTTTAATACTGAAGTGAAT ATTCATGGAAAACTTGGTGTTTTTTGCTTATTATGTGAAGCCTACCTAAGGTGGTCACAGCGCCAAGGTTCACAAAGAAGCAGTGACCCTGCAGATTTTATCCGTTACACAAAAGAATGGGACTTCTATCGGATGTTTGGACTGGCATTGTTTG agctggtcatGTTTCTAATGGGAGTGTTTGCTTTTTTGTGGCCTATAAAATGGTATGACAAGAAAGATCTTGATTCTGCAAAACTTTTAAAAGCACTGCTTTTGTCAAGTTATGGAAAACTACTGCTTATTCCTGCTGTTATTTGGGAGCATGATTACTCAAATCTTTGCTTCAGCCTCATTAAACTTTTTGTAATCACTTCAAATTCCCAAGCGATCAGAG tcATCCTAAACAGCAGCAGGTGGCTGTCTCTCCTCGCTGTGTTAAGTGGATTGCTCATGGAAACGTGTATGGCTTACATATTTCAGAAAGTGGAATGGAGCCTTTAA
- the fam89a gene encoding sprT-like domain-containing protein Spartan has translation MSAKAAGSSVGVLPACIEGLPPLPKSLSGLLNSSGGSWREMERMYAKKTMIQDDLSRGRSSGDHPVVTKPANLDAALALLRKEMVGLRQQDMSLLCQLWSLHESIQEYKGSCQDLSGVTNVDGTYVMENGFFDEEDEYFQDTGITPSGHMDLNESVSKSLNSKDKWMQDSFHITI, from the exons ATGAGCGCCAAAGCAGCCGGCAGTTCGGTGGGGGTATTGCCCGCCTGCATAGAGGGGCTGCCGCCGCTGCCCAAAAGCTTGAGCGGCTTACTCAATTCAAGCGGCGGCTCCTGGAGAGAGATGGAGAGGATGTACGCTAAGAAGACCATGATCCAGGACGACCTGAGCCGTGGCCGCAGCTCTGGCGATCACCCCGTGGTGACCAAGCCGGCCAACCTGGACGCTGCCCTGGCTCTGCTCAGGAAGGAGATG GTTGGCCTGCGACAACAGGACATGTCCCTACTGTGCCAGCTGTGGTCCCTCCACGAATCAATTCAGGAGTATAAAGGTAGCTGCCAGGATCTGTCGGGTGTAACCAACGTGGACGGCACTTACGTCATGGAGAATGGCTTTTTTGATGAAGAAGACGAATATTTTCAGGACACAGGAATTACCCCAAGTGGACACATGGACCTCAACGAGTCGGTTTCCAAATCTTTGAATAGTAAAGACAAGTGGATGCAGGATTCGTTTCATATAACTATTTAG